The DNA region CTGTGCTACATCGAGGATGGTGGCGATGCGCCGTGTCGGCCCGCGCAGCACCTCGATGCCCCGCGCAGCGATCTGCTCGGCGGTCGGGAACAGGATCCAGGCGCCGTCGGGCGTGCGCTCGCCGAGCGCGGCGGCGAGATGCCCCAGGCTCGTTCTCGCCGACGCCACAGAGACCTGCTGGCCGATGATGGTGCGGAACAGGGTCTCCTGCGGATCGATGGTGCCCGGCACCCTGATGCCGGGCACTGCTGCGACGGAAGCGGCGAGGGCCGGGTCCGCGGCGAGCGCCGCATCGATGGCCTCGGCATCCGCATCGGCGTCGAGCAGGCGCCGAACCCGACCGACCAGTGGCATGAGGTCGGCGAGCGATGCCACCGTGGCGTCGCAGATGATGGCCGGCGCCGCTGCATCGGAGTCGACTCGCAACGCGATGGTGGCGATGCCGTGGGGGAGACGGATGGCGCGGGCGTAGGTCTCGCCGTCCCAGGTCTCGACGCCGGTGATCGCGCGCACGCCGAGGAACGTGAGCACGCCGGCTCCGTCGAACGGCGCGCGCGCCGGCAGCCTGAGGCTGACGGCCGTTGAGCCGGGCGCCGGCGTCGATGCTGAGGCGGATGCGGCTCCCGGCCGGGTCGGAAAGCGCCGTGCCCGAGCCCGCAGTTCGGTGGGTGTGAGCTCGTAGACCGCGGTGATCGTGTCATTGAACTGTCGGATGCTGCCGAACCCCGCGGCGAAGGCCACGTCGGCTATGGGGAGGTCGGTGCTGGTGAGCAGGATGCGAGCGGACTGGGCCCGATGGGCGCGGGCGAGCGCCAGGGGACCCGCGCCCAGCTCGGCCTGCAGCACGCGGGTGAGGTGGCGCGGCGTGTACCCGAGGTGAGCCGCGAGACCCGGAACGCCGTCGCGCTCGACGACGCCGTCTGCGATCAGGCGCATCGCCCTGGCGGCGAGATCCTCGCGGATGTTCCACTCCGGGGAGCCGGGCACGGCGTCGGGGAGACAGCGTTTGCAGGCGCGCAGGCCGGCCTCGTGCGCGGCCGCAGCGGTGAGGAAGAATGACACGTTCTTGCGCTGCGGCGTCATGGCCGGGCAGCTCGGTCGGCAGTAGATGCCCGTGGAGTGCACCCCGGTGATGAACTGGCCGTCGAACCGGGCGTCTCGCGAGCTCATCGCCCTGTAGCGCTGTTCGAACAGCGTGTCGACGGCAGCGGGTGGTGCGTTCATCCCTCCAGCGTCGCACGTTCGGGAGGCATCCGTCAGCGGATTTCGGACATGGGTGTCATCGCGGCCCGAGGCCCGCCCTGCCGCGGTCCGAGCCCTGCCGGCGGCGGTGCGCAGCGAACGATCGGCGAGGCGGCGTCAAGGGGCAGCGCCCTCCCGTGCCCGTCGCTAGCCTGAGAATCATGAGCGACGACGGATTCGTGAAGAAGGCAACAGCCTGGGCACTCGGCACGAAGCCGGTGCGCGCCATCCTGCTGTACCAGGAGCACCACGGACCGATGCTCGCAGACAGCGTCACGTACCGCGTGCTGTTCTCGGTCTTCGCCGGCGTCTTCCTCGGCTTCGCCATCGCCGGCCTCTGGCTCGCCGGCAATGACGGGGCCATGAACGCCCTCATCGCCGCCGTCAACAGCACGATTCCTGGCCTCATCGGCGAGGGCAACCTCATCGACCCGGCCGATCTGGTGCAACCGCTGACCTTCGGGATCGCCGGCATCCTGGCGCTGGTCGGCCTGGTGGGCACGGCCATCGGTGCGATCGGATCGCTGCAGACGGCTTTCCGCAACATCGCCGACCAGCCGAACGACCCGACCTTCTTCCTCTGGATCCTGCTGCGCAACCTCGTCCTCGCCATCGGCTTCGGCGCAGCCCTCCTGGCCGCCGCAGCCGTCACCTACTTCAGCACGGCCGCCCTCGAGACGGTGTTCTCCTGGGCGGGGGCATCCTGGCTCACGGATGCCGCGGCCCGAGCCATCAGCATCCTCGTCATCTTCGCGATCGACACGCTCGTGGTGGCCGTGATGTTCCGACTGCTCTCCGGCCTGCGCCCGGACGCCCGATCGCTCTGGAGCGGCGCCATCCTCGGCGGAGTCGGCCTCACCGTGCTGCAGGTGCTCTCCAGCCTGTTCGTCGGCGGCGCGGGCAGCAACCCGCTACTGGCCTCCTTCGGATCGATCATCGCCCTGCTGCTGTGGCTCAACTTCTCGAGCCAGGTCATCCTCATCGCCGGCGCCTACATCGTCACCGGCGTCGAGGAGAAGCAGAATCGCCTGCGGGTCCGATATGGAGCGGGCACCTTCGAGAC from Leifsonia sp. Root1293 includes:
- a CDS encoding YihY/virulence factor BrkB family protein, encoding MSDDGFVKKATAWALGTKPVRAILLYQEHHGPMLADSVTYRVLFSVFAGVFLGFAIAGLWLAGNDGAMNALIAAVNSTIPGLIGEGNLIDPADLVQPLTFGIAGILALVGLVGTAIGAIGSLQTAFRNIADQPNDPTFFLWILLRNLVLAIGFGAALLAAAAVTYFSTAALETVFSWAGASWLTDAAARAISILVIFAIDTLVVAVMFRLLSGLRPDARSLWSGAILGGVGLTVLQVLSSLFVGGAGSNPLLASFGSIIALLLWLNFSSQVILIAGAYIVTGVEEKQNRLRVRYGAGTFETRRVQRAENAVEAAASELEVAREAARKAAAPKPPKGKKKSKKDEKAPASVS
- a CDS encoding AlkA N-terminal domain-containing protein, with amino-acid sequence MNAPPAAVDTLFEQRYRAMSSRDARFDGQFITGVHSTGIYCRPSCPAMTPQRKNVSFFLTAAAAHEAGLRACKRCLPDAVPGSPEWNIREDLAARAMRLIADGVVERDGVPGLAAHLGYTPRHLTRVLQAELGAGPLALARAHRAQSARILLTSTDLPIADVAFAAGFGSIRQFNDTITAVYELTPTELRARARRFPTRPGAASASASTPAPGSTAVSLRLPARAPFDGAGVLTFLGVRAITGVETWDGETYARAIRLPHGIATIALRVDSDAAAPAIICDATVASLADLMPLVGRVRRLLDADADAEAIDAALAADPALAASVAAVPGIRVPGTIDPQETLFRTIIGQQVSVASARTSLGHLAAALGERTPDGAWILFPTAEQIAARGIEVLRGPTRRIATILDVAQRLSDGSLGIDVSDTRDELTAALTAIPGIGPWSAGYLSMRVLGSPDVLLTSDLALRQGAARLGLPAAEKELRTRGAVWAPWSSYAGMHLWRAAAC